agcctgccttgctactgtccgagctgccacaggtacactatacgaactatagactgtgacctgtgccctgttggccagctgccgtacCGTCAAGGcggaacggcccagtgggtccacgaacccaacgtgacaggtaaacgtatactaacactAGTGTGAAAGACGCCTAAGGATCAGTGGTGTGATGGTGATGGCATATAAtagcaatataccattatttactttagtgggaaaatccctttaattccAGAGCAGCAACCAAATTTCCTGTGCAGCCCAGAGCTCTTCTTTAGACAGTGTGTTGGCTCAAACCCAAGAACGTGTTAAGGTTCCCCTAGACATTAAAGTTTAGTTGGTCGAACTTCAGGTTCGGGGGAACATTAGGTAACAATTTGATGTTCCCAAATCCATAGCTAACACGAGCAGTTGACAACTTCAGCAGACAACAGATTTATATGTTTGTTGGCAGATGAGCAGTCATTGAGACTGCAAAATGGTCAATTGTATTCTAAAGAAATCCCCTTGTTGCCATTAGCAATAATGGGAGCTCATGGGATTATTGGAGCTCACTCCTTCTCCTCTCTGTACGTGTTTTATCAATTTTTTGTTACGTTGTAGCAAATTTTCCTGTCAGAGATAGGTTTTATCTAATAtatctttctatcttttattttaTGTTCCCTGAAATAGTTAACTGTCACTGAAGTACACTCAGTGGTGTAGCGAGTGGGGGGGACGGGACGGCCCGGGTTCCGCTACTGAGATGGTGGGGACCGCCGCCGCTACGACCGCCGCTCCCGCTGCCCTTGCCATGACCGCCGCAGCCACGCCACAATGCTCCTCAATCTAGCAGGCATGCCTCACACTAGGCACATCTGCTAGAGCACACCTTTGACGCggcccgccagagaggagcagaaaAGCAGAAGAAGCCTGCATGTGAGGAGAGGGTAAGCAAGCACCCCTCCTCAATAATGAATGGATACTGGGATGATGGGAtttgtatacagggataatggctgatatatacagggatgatgggagttagtgCAGggctgatggctggactacccataatCCCTtcctataacctccatcatccccgtttataaccaccatcatccctgtacataccagccagcattcctgtatataaatcccatccctgtatatacagtatataccgtatataccagtcaggctggaatttacagggataatgggggttataaacagggatgatggctggtacatacagggatgatgggggttatatacagcgataatggctggtacatacagggatgatggggattacatacagggatgatggctggtatatagaaagatgatggagttatatacagggatgataggcattatatacagggatgatggctggtccaGACATGATCACTATATATAACTACCATCATTCCTgtttataccagccatcatccctgtatataacccccatcatccttgtatgtACCAGtcatcttccatgtttataaacccGATCATCGCTGtaaataccagcctggctggtatacagttagatccagaattatttgaacagtgacacaagttttggcattttagcagtttaccaaaacatattgaatatacagttatataatcagtaTGGGCTTAAAGTACAGaccctcagctttaatttgagggtattcacatcctaattttagGAAGGGGTTAGGCATGACAGCTCTTTAatttgtagctgcctctttttcaagggaccaaatgtaataggacaattatctcaaaatctatataatgggctgcatgggctattccctcattaatccatcatcaattaagcaggtaaaaggtctagaGTTGATTCCAGGCGTGGCatgtgcatttggaagctgttgctgtgaacccacaacatgaggtcaaaggagctctcaatgcaagtgaaacagaccattgttaggctgaaaaaaatgaagaaatccatcagagagatagcacaaatgtttggagtggccaaatcaacagtttagtacattcttgaaaaaaaagagcgcattgTGGTGGTATGTAGAgctcaaatcatgaagattgtgtcacagtccaaataattctggacctaactgtatacgggatgatggggtttatatacagaaatgatggctggtatgtacagggattatggttgttatatacagggatgatggttgttatatatagTCCAGCCATCAaccctgcattaacccccatcatccctgtgtataccagccatcatccctttatataacccccatcatccctgtatataaactctATCatgcctgtatataccagccatgatccctgtttataacccccttcttacctgtatatactagccaggctggtatatacagagatgataggggttatatacagggatcatggctggtatatacaggaataatgggggttatatacaggggtgatggctggtatattcagggatgatgggggttatatacaaagatgatgggggttataaacagggatgatgggggctatatacagggatgatgggggttatcccCTTAATGACCTGCCTATTTTACACCTTACTGACtgaggtattttttacgttttttccatcgtctcattccaagagctataacttttttatttttgcgtcaacatagctgtataaggtcttgttttttgcgagacaagttgcattttttgggggggaatagaaaaaaaccagaaattttgccactcttttttgcgtcctaaatctacgccgtttaccgatgagccagcgtcatcagctgtggatgtcagctgtatgttatagctgacatccgcctgtaatggcaggaacaagAGCTAGCTCAGatgcctgccattaaccccttagatgcagcgattgaaagCGATCACTGGAAAAGTAaagctgtgatctgattggttgctatattcAACTGcctaatgttttttttacactaattCTTATAAATAATGGCGCATTTATATTGTTAAGCAATATGTCAGCCTGAAAACGCAGTGGTCTGCAATAAGAGGTATGGTCTGCAAAAAGAGGTGTGGTCTGCAAAAAGTTGCGTGACTTTTGTAGACAAAAATTGCTGTGTGCGCCGGACTCTTCCTGAAGGAAATTTCTAAAAGTTGGCAAGTACGGTTAAAATAGTGATATATCTTGAAATATGAATAAATCACCCTAAAtgcacttattattattattttataaaacgTTGTTAGGTGAATTTCTTACTTTACACTATATTAAAAAGTAATTACTACTTTGGATCTGCCTTGTAAATTGACACAGATATATTACAGCTATGGTATTTTATGATAAAGATCCAACAGCAAGTATCCTCTAACAGGGCTCGTAGCTCCTAAGCAATGCACGAGGTTACGGCCATAATACATCTGCACAGCGCTAAAATAATCATTTCAAGAGACACAGAGTACTGTAAATAAATCCCGTGTACAGCGGGGGCCATTTTTATGGAGTCCAATACCAATTACCCGCATAAAATGAGCGCAGACAAAATGGCCGCTCCGTTCATCATCCTTGTCCATAGCCCTCCGTCATTTCCGGGCAGCGGTACAATCCGTTGCTGGTGATCTGCTGGAGGCGGCTGCCTTTTGTATGTGAGTGTTATAACAATATAGAActtgtatgtatagtaatattcttTGGGCACATACTTTTATTAATACCGATCCATAGCGTGTTTCACGAAAAATGCCCTCACTATACTTCTCCAGCTTCCTTTCTTGTCAGCTACTGAAATGTGTGTCCAGCGCGtcatatgattttattttttatatatcaccAACGTATTCCACCATGTAGTACAACTAAACGTAATAACTTTTCCTATTGACAATCCTGTATCTTTGCCCACCAGCATGTCTGCGTTTAGAAaagggctggtcctgataggacaACGTATTGCGACCAGGACTattgtggccttaaaggggttctccgggcattttatattgatggccaatccttagggtatgttcacacggcagcgtccgtaaccgctgaaattatggggatgttttcaggagaaaacatccccgtaatttcagccgtaacggcatgtgctggcgcttgaccgccgcgtccattacggacgtaattggcgctgcttttcattggagtccatgaataacggctccaattacgccccaagaagtgacaggtcacttctttgacgcgggcgtctatttacgcgccgtcttttgacagcggcgcgtaaatatacgcctcgtgtgaacagacaaacgtcagcccattgctttcaatgggcagatgtttgtcaacgtttTCAAGccacatttttcggacgtaattcggggcaaaaacgcccgaattacgtccgtaattagtgtgtgtgaacatacccttagactaggCCATTAATTTCAGATcatgggtccgactcccggcacccccgaaGGTCCGCTAATTGATGGGGCCGCAGCGTTTGTTACCCTCGCCGGTTCCCAGTTTACAGCCATAGACCTCTGTAGCGGCAGTGTCTGGGATTGCACTTccgctcccattcaagtgaataaaacttagctgcaataccaggcacagccactacgtaTGTGtacgcgctgtgcctggtaaacactgaagaggccgcgACGACGGAACACagcggccccttcagtcagctgatcggtggtaGTGCCAGGAGTCGCCCCTCCCCCCGATCTGATATTGAcggcttatcctaaggataggccatgccTATATAATGCCCGGAGAACACCTGTAGGagccaagcattctttttttcaTCGATGAATTCCAAGGgtcatacttttttatttttttattattccattgATGTAACTGTATGAGGAATTGTTTTATTGcgggagttgtatttttcaatggcacaattgttgggtacatataattgatCTCTTACCTTTTAACTTTTTTGGGAGGGGAATGGAAAAAAGAGCAATTTCACCATTgtgtttttgcattttaaatgcaCGCCATTCACTGCGCAGTGTAAATAACGTGTTACCGTTATTCAATCAGTACAGCGAcactgggggaaaaaaatgcagtgtgttgtgttttttaggTTTTAGTACATTTACACTGAAAAAGACACTTTGAGTGTGATGAAACAAAagcaatttattttcttttaaagagacataacttttttttttcatttttcccatCGATGTGTCcaaaatgtagtttttattggtaccattttgaggtacgtaAGACTTATTGATTacctttggatttttttttttgggaacggCGGTAAAAAAAATGACCTGTGCTGTGCCTCTGACATGGCCTTTTATGCATACAGCAATGGcaggcgctccctcccctctacgATGTCCATATGCAGAGCATCTCTGATGGTCTCCAGCTAGAAGTTCAAGTGTTAGGCCCTGTCCACATCTTTTGCCCTACAATTAGCGCGTAAGTCAGGAAAGCTCCCTACGTACACAATAAACGTGTCAATAGGGCTCCGTCAGCCCAACGGAGGACAAGAGTGTCTTTTTGGCCTCCGTCCGGGTGAAATGCGTCGGTATACTCTTACACACAATTTTCTCCAGTCCCACATTCTCgttttatataccaaccttttattaGGCACAGTATCGAATACTTTGGAAAAATCAAGATATGACATCCAATGACTCGCCtcagtccagtctagaacttcccTCCTCATAGTCTTATCTGGGTAGTTTGAAGTCCCCATAATAACTACCTCCTAGTGATTTGCTGCCTCCTCTATTTGCCTTAGTAGTAGATTGTCTGTTGATGTGGTTAAGGATTCTATGGAATAACATTCTACTTTCCTTGCCGTTAGGTGGGCGTCCGGTATACCATGCCAGAACCTCTGGATCTCTCACCACCTGACATTCCAGAACCGAGCTTCCTAGAGACCTTACTTCGCTATGGACTCTTTTGTGGAGCGATCTTCCAGCTCATTTGCATTCTGGCTATTATATTCCCTGGGAGCAAGTCACAAGAAGTGGTAAGTTATATGAACCAAAGCGTCTTTAGGAATGCTAAAATACAGAGCATCAAGCACTAATCTCCGAGTGTGTGGCTGCATTGGGGTCATTGATGCATAGGTTTCCACTAAATGTCTGCTTTAAATGAAAGGGAAACTGTTAACCCCGAACTGTGCTTCGACTGCAGGAAAAGGACCTAACAGTTTATCCCGAGCACAGTCCGGGGCAGTGTGACTGCAGAGGGAGCTGTCACTCGAGAGGCTCTAGTTTTGGCTAGAGCCGCGATCTTGGTCTTGTTTTAAAGCAGCTTGGCTTTGAGACATGACCAGTATCGCGAGCCGCAAACTGGTCTGAGCTAGAGCAGCTTAAAATGGGATCTGCATGTACAGTACTTGCATCTCTCACTTCAGCTTGTGGGGAGGAACAGTAGGGGCAGCAGGGGCACATGCTGACAGCCTGAAGGGAGAGGAGAAGAATATGTGAGCCTTCTCCTGCCCCTGTATGAGTTCAGATGACTGCATGGGAGGGGTAACATGAACTTTTGTTCATGATCTCACTCCTGCTTAtcaattagaaaacatttttcttTTCTCTGATTCTCATATATGggggagggtcttttttttttttttaataaactgcacACGCGTTGCACCTCAgtggttttacagaaaaaaaggttttttttccttacacaatgtattttaaaaataaataatgagcACATTATCCCGCACagtaaacaccataaaaaaaatactaaaaataaatgaatttcagttttttgttcGTTTTTCCTCACACAAATAAGAAtagagtaatcaaaaagttgcatgtgcatACCCGGCCACcggtccattaatttctatggggctgctgaagATAGTGCTCggcagtagggctgggcaattatggccTACataaaaatcacgattaatttaaCATGTAACCTCGCTTACGATTATTTgaccacaccccttttgcatgcCATGTCCCCTATTTGCATCTACGCCAttcaattaatatttatcccctgaaccTGCTGTAcactactatatataatataccccctaacactgcccctacacagtataatgccccatagctgcccccacacattagaattcccctataactgcctccatacagtataatgcccttatagttgcCCACCATACAGTGGAATGCCCCCTATAACTGccatccacacagaataatgcccctatagctgcctctacatagtgtaatgccctcacataactgacttccacgcagtataatgcccctatatcagccctcacatagtataatgcctctatatcagccctcacatagtataatgccctcataactgcccccagagctgcactccacacagtataaaagttccccatagctgcccccatgctgtataatgctgtagagtgcctgataaaaataataatataaatactcACCTAACTCCTTTCCAAAGAGtgcaggagatccctctgctcctctggtctgtacGGCAGACAAGCGCGATTACGTCCCTGCTTCTCGTCCAGCGATAGTCAattgtagagcagggaccttacggctccctgctctaccattggattcaactacagtgaaggaaataagtatttgatcccttgctgattttgtaagtttgcccactgtcaaagacatgaacagtctagaatttttaggctaggttaattttaccagtgagagatagattatataaaaaaaaagaaaatcacattgtcaaaattatatatatttatttgcattgtgcacagagaaataagtatttgatccctttggcaaacaagacttaatacttggtggcaaaacccttgtcggcaagcacagcagtcagacgttttttgtagttgatgatgaggtttgcacacatgttagatggaattttggcccactcctctttgcagatcatctgtaaatcattaagatttcgaggctgtcgcttggcaactcggatcttcagctccctccataagttttcgatgggattaaggtctagagactggctaggccactccatgaccttaatgtgcttctttttgagccactcctttgttgccttggctgtatgtttcgggtcattgtcgtgctggaagacccagccacgagccatttttaatgtcctggtggagggaaggaggttgtcactcaggatttgacggtacatggctccatccattctcccattgatgcggtgaagtagtcctgtgcccttagcagagaaacacccccaaaacataatgtttccacctccatgcttgacagtggggacggtgttctttgggtcataggcagcatttctcttcctccaaacacggcgagttgagttaatgccaaagagctccattttagtctcatctgaccacagcaccttctcccaatcactctcagaatcatccagatgttcatttgcaaacttcagacgggcctgtacatgtggcttcttgagcagggggaccttgcgggcactgcaggattttaatccattacggcgtaatgtgttaccaatggttttcttggtgactgtggtcccagctgccttgagatcattaacaagttccccccgtgtagttttcggctgagctctcaccttcctcaggatcaaggatacccaacGAGGTGAGATTGTGCATGGagctccagatcgatgtcgattgacagtcattttgtatgtcttccattttcttactattgcaccaacagttgtctccttctcacccagtgtcttacttatggttttgtagcccattccagccttgtgcaggtctatgatcttgtccctgacatcctcagaaagctctttggtcttgcccatgttgtagaggttagagtcagactgattcattgagtctgtggacaggagtcttttatacaggtgaccatgtaagacagctgtctttaatgcaggcaccaagttgatttggagcgtgtaactggtctggaggaggctgaactcttaatggttggtaggggatcaaatacttatttctctgtgcacaatgcaaataaatatatatcattttgactatgtgattttctgtttttttttttatataatctatctctcactggtaaaattaacctagcctaaaaattctagactgttcaggtctttgacagtgggcaaacttacaaaatcagcaagggatcaaatacttatttccttcactgtacgtaaAATGTCAAGAAAGTGGTTAAATGTTTGATGGTTTTCCTAAACAATTGTTATTTTCCTGTTTCTACAGGATTCAGACACTACAGAAGCAAAAGgcacagaagtcttgaaaaaaactaaaatggcgCCGGTGATGGTGGGGAAAAAGCAAAAGAAAGAGACAAAGAAAAAgcgatgaaaaagaaaaaaacctgaaggCTTTATTTTTAATGTTTCTTTTTATTCCTTCCTCACCTGGAGGGATTAGACATTCACAGATTTGATGGCTTTGTTACTACAAGCTTAAAGGAGAACTCCGTGTAATCTAACAAAGGCCCTTTTAGCTTACAAGAAATATGTGAAAACGGTTTTTAATAGCTCAGTCGTTATCGATGCTTTagataagctggccatacacactaCATAGACATCAGCCAAACTTGCCAATTTCAGTTTCTGGCCATAAAATAAACGTGTTCGATTGGCCGAACTGACTGTGcaggttatggtggtgtctggtaTAATAGCTGTAGGCCGTACAAACATTCAGATGACCGGTATTGcgtatgtatggccagcttacagGCCTGAATCCTTCAGGAGATTCAGTGCTATCTCCCTATTAAAATACTTCCAGTTTTGTGTTCTGCTAATTAAGGGTTATCTTAGGGACAGTGTGTGGATTCAGATCCGCATTTACACAAATGTacagtaagggcccttttacacgggccaattattgggcaaacaagcgttcagagAACGCTCGTTCCAGATCATTACCTTGTGTAAACCGGGCAATGATCTATACGATCAGccggctgatcatatcgtttctGCAGCAGACAAAATTATCTTTGTCggtagcacgtctccctgtgtaaacaggaagacgcgctgccgacatgacggaaatgtatggggacgagcgatcgtagtatcgAGCGCGTgtgcccatacattactgatcatagcttctTCTGAAATTAGTCAACGAGCTGTGTCGTTCATAAACGCTCATTGTTATGGCCGATATGGGCCGGTTTAAAAGgaccctatgggtatgttcacacgctaggctAAAAACagttgtaaaatacggagctgttttcaagggaaaacagactttgattttcagccgttttttaaccaTCAAgtattttttgatgcattttttacggccctttttggagctgtttttctatttacCCAATAaaaaactgccgcgtaaaaaacaccccgtgggaacggaacaccgGTTTTCCtatgaaaatcaatgggcagatgtttgggggcgttcagcccccatattttcagctgtttttcggggtgtttacggcccgaaaagcagcctaaggctgggttcccacgtagcgtaaacgcttcaGAATTTCCGTAAAGGAAttctgtggaaattctgcagcatttacagtagcaaactggatgagattaagaaaatctcatgcccaccctgcgggaaaaaacgcagtgtaaacgttaattaattgacctgcggtgcggaatttaaacttGCAgtacgtcaatttatgctgcattttgtagattttctgttgcgggttttgcccattgaattcaacgggaatGCAAAACCCTCAACAGAAATCGCCGCGATTATGCCACAAAAATGACAactccagaaaaaaaaatcatatttacccAGAACGCTTTCCTTCCtgcagttcggcctcctgggatgacgttgcatcccatgtgaccgctgcagctaatcacagggtgGGGGTAAGCatgaaagttttttgtttttttttcttcacttcgctgctttccgcataaaaaaattccatttgaaaaaccgcaccacaatggtaGGGTTTTTCGAacagaaggtgctgcgggttccaggttggatacgctgcacagtttttacacagtgtatccgacccgtgggaacccggcctatggGCAGGATaactcacacagttttgatgcagtttttatctcggttttttgagccaaagccagaagtggatccataaGGAACAAAATGTATGAAGAAAAGACTTACGCGtttcctttcttttgtatccactcctgtgtgtGGCTCAAAAACCAGAgccaaaaactgtatcaaaacgGTATGTGAGATTCTGGCCTATAGGAAATGTCCACATCCTCATTTACTGATGGTATTAGGAGAAAATAATACTGTTACTAACTCTTCTATCATTTACACTACCTGTGGAAGATCTTCGCTGATAAAACGAGTGACAGTGCAATTCATTGCTTcaaactttgtctcttcttgtgtTCAGATTACTTTTTAGTTTCTGTATTTCTATAGCAACAGTATAGATTCAAAGTGCAATTGTTTACTGTGTGGTCCCCCTCCCTCCAAATGTTACTTACCTAGGGTGACTCTATGCTCAGATCTTTGAGTTTCTTTCCGCCTGCATCCTCCAGATCAATGTTCCTGAACCTGTGAtccctccagctgttgtaaaaataCAGCTCCCAACTATCCCTGACAACCTGCAACTGTCCGAGTTGTAGTTGCTTCAGATCATGACAGTCTCAACCCCATGCGCAGAgtgattattgttattattgatgGCATTTAAAGCctgatttactttttttgttcattaattgtcttttttttttacaataaataagtattttttttctccttggTCTTTTCTTTGTGTCATTTGGTTAGTTTAGTCACATTGCTATTTTGAAATGCATTCTTTTACATGGAAAGAGCATTAAGATCACTTCTCTGGATCCAGCTAAAAGCATGTAACAGATTTATATAAAACTCCTAGGCCACCGAATTCATATATTAAATGAACGCATTCTGAAAATGTCCATTGTGTTAGTGAGGGTTAAGAGATCtccttttcaaataccctattcggAATTCAATATGGATATTGCTGAAATTTGCCAAGAATCTAATGTCCTTGGAGTCAGATTCTCACTTATGGTTGATTGTAAGTGGAAACATAGTTTGGGAGGAAACATAAGCAAAGAAAAAATGAGGGAATGAAGAGATAACAATAGACGGgactctgttaggctgggttcgcacgacctattttcagacgtaaacgaggcgtattatgcctcgttttatgtctgaaaatagggctacaatacgtcagtaaacatctgcccattcatttgaatgggtttgccgacgtactgtgcagacaacctgtcatttacgcgtcggcgtttgacagctgtcaaacgacgacgcgtaaaaagacag
The genomic region above belongs to Rhinoderma darwinii isolate aRhiDar2 chromosome 13, aRhiDar2.hap1, whole genome shotgun sequence and contains:
- the MANBAL gene encoding protein MANBAL; the encoded protein is MPEPLDLSPPDIPEPSFLETLLRYGLFCGAIFQLICILAIIFPGSKSQEVDSDTTEAKGTEVLKKTKMAPVMVGKKQKKETKKKR